The following is a genomic window from Corvus moneduloides isolate bCorMon1 chromosome 7, bCorMon1.pri, whole genome shotgun sequence.
CCGGCCGGTCCCGCTGGCTCGGGGCAGCTGCGCCTTGAACCCGCCCTGAGCCGGCGGGGCCGTGAACACAGCGGGCACAAACCCCACCGGTGCCTTTTATTTCACCCTCAGAGGCACAGGATCgcagcatttcctgggctggaagggacccgcaGGGAGCATCgagtccaaatcctggccctgcaccccaagaatcccaccctgtgcccgagAGCCTTGTCCAGACCCAAACTCTTCCCCCAagatcctgaaaacacagaggggctgggagaaggatgacCATGGAGGATTTTTTAGATAGATCTTCTTGTACGATCGTTACATAATATTATTAGATAGTCCAGGaacccatccctgtgcctggacacccatccctgggccgGGGCAGCCATCCCTGGGCCGGAATACCGATCCCCCGCGGCTCCCACCGTCCGCTCGGGGCTGTCCCCGTTCCCCGCTCACCTCCGAGCCCGGAGCACCCGCGCCggtgcccccggcccggccgcgctgctCCCCGGGCTCTCCGCCATTGCCGCTCCCGGCGAAGAAGGGCGGAAGTCACCGGGACCGCACCAATGTGGCGATTGCGTCAGTGGCTATTCGACCTTCTCAAGATGGCGGCCGGAAGGACCCCCCTCCGTCTATTTGGCTGCCTGAATGCTCCCGCCTGCCCCAGGCGCCGCTGACCCCACAGTCGGTGTCCGCATAGCGGGAAACGCCTCAGAAAATTGCGTGCAAGCGCTGGGCTGGCGTCGGCGTCGGCGTCGCGTTCAGGCAGCCGAATAGACGCACcttgggtgggggggggggggggggggggggggggggggcgctTCCCTACCGCCATATTGAGAAGGTCAGAAAACGGTGCACACGACCGCCATGTTCAGTGTGGCTGCGACGAAACTTCCGCCCTTCGCCGCCATCttgggtgctggcagaagccACTTCCGGTCAATCCGCCATCTTTAGTGTGGTACACTTAAgggcccccgccgcccctcacAAGGGCGTCTATTCGGCTGCCTGAATCCGGCCCCGACTCCGACGCCGGCCCCGCGCTTTCCGCGCGATTTTCCGCGGTGCTTCCCGGAGCGAGGACACGGCTGATGGGGTCAGCGGCACCGGAGGCGGGCGACTGCTCCGCGACCGGCGGCAGGCATCGGCAGCGACACCTCTCAAAGGGGCCTAGTGCGTCCGCCATCTTGAGTGTGGCGGAAGTGGCACCAGCCCTCGTCAAGGTCCTGGCAGGTGCTAAAAAAGCGTCACTTACCGCCGTCCCGAGAGCGCCCAACTGCGCCTTCCTTTCCGAGCTGCCCCTTTGAGAGCGGCACGCCGGGGGCTCGATTCCGACCGTGCCCGCCCGGTGCTCCCCGCCCGGGTCGCGCTGCGACCGCGCCTCTGCTGCCCGGCAAaaccggccccgccgggccgccccccgccccgtcATTCCTCGCGGTCGCCGCCCCGCACGGCGCCCACTCCTCTTCACCGCTCTGGCCCCGCTCACGCACGGCCGTGTCCCTTGGCGCTCCGAACCGCCCTTCGCCCCTCCCCTCCGCTGACAGACCCAGCCCCGCTCGCTCCCGCTCCTTGCCCTTGCCACGCTCGGCAGCCACCGAGGCCGCCGCCCTCTCGCCTCAGCCGGCaccgggcggcagcagcgccgcccagctcagcccgggggcagggacagcagagggaaaagccggCTCTGggcgctctgcagctcctgcagcccgaGCGTCTCGGCTCCTGGGGCCAGGcacttgcttccttccttcctacagaaaaacGCCGGCTCGTTATTCTCAAAACTTGCTGATCTCTATTCCCAGCTTCTTATATTCCTGTATGCGACAGAGTAGAGAGAGAGGGCTGGcgcatttcaaaatgaatttacatCTAAATCAGTAGCATTTGTCTATAGATGTAAAAACAAAGAACTTGACAGGTTTGGGGATTCCACACTGTCATACACACATCCCTCCCAGTGGATTTTCTggcagttttgggcccctctGGGGGAGGACAGCCAGCACTGGCCCCCCTCATTCCCCACTCACCTGCTCCTCCACTGCATCGTGGCTCTCCCAGCGACACTGGGGGGCCCAAATGACATTCAGAGCCCCCGCGTCTCCACTCCTTCCCCCAGCCTTTTTTCCTCACCCCCAAAGAATGCACAAAACGAGACAAACTGCCCgggacagcagcacagcactttaATAAAGCCATTTCCATGCATACATCCCCCAAAAAGGGGCTTGGCTGGAAACACGGGGAAAGtgcagcagagggatggggaaagagagggatgggcagcaggacagggggcTCCCAAGAGAAGGGTACCGTGAGGGAGAGGGACCGAGCAGCCGATGCAGACAGGGACAGGCAAAAGGACAGCGAGAGGGACAAAGAAATACAGTCACgctgcagcacaaaggaaaaaggagagcaagaaagaaggaaagagaaagatgcGGGCGGCGAGGGAGACAGAACAGGGAGAGGGATTGAGcagaatttattaaataaaggTCAGTATGGATTTCTTAAAAGAACACCAGGACATCCCTATCACGGAACTCTGCTGCCTGCTTCAACTTCACAGCTGTCGGGGAACatttctcccccctctcctctctgcGGTGTTTATTAAATCAAGATTgagtatttatttcttaaaagaaaaacaagagagagTGAAGCAGTGAAAGGGAATGGCATGGGGAGCACACAGGACAAGAAAGCAACACAAAAGACACACtggacagagagaagaaaagaggtgGGAAGTTGGATGGAAGGgtgaaagaaaatcaggaacAAACACCAGGACTTTAATTAGAGAGGGTGGCTGACGAACCTGCCAGTAAAGCAGCGGCTCgaacagaagctgctgctgtcacgGCTCGGCCGGGCACTCACTAATTAACATCTGTCTCCGGGCAGGGCCATGAACCCCCTGCTGAAACAGGAGGGGAAAGCTCTGGAACCAGAGGATATTCCCAAGGACGCTGCATTTCAAGCACATTCTCAGCAAACACACCCAACTCAGCACAGAGGCACCACTGGAGCTCTTGCTTGGGGCTGGGACAACTGGGGACAGGAATGCCTACAAACCCTTGGCACAGCCAAACACCACAACTCCATCATCCCCAGGGAACTCGGGCAGTCTCCTCTTCACTTctgcccttttccagcagccACGGCTAGGACTGGGCTGTCAGAAATGGCATTCCCTAGGCAGTTCAtcccagcagagaaggaaagagctCCTGGGAACATGAGCACGACTCACATCTTCCACCTTGCTCAGCCCAGAGTCCATCCAGCACTCACTGAGAGCTGCTGCGAGCTGAAATCCTCCCGGTCCCTCCTGCCGGGGAAAGCCTGCCTCCGCCTCCGGCTGCCCCCAGCTCTCACCTCCCGgcaaacagcagctccatcctTGGTGGCTGCTCCCGGCTGCGGGCAGCCGCCGCCCTTCGGACAGGCCGATGGCTCGGGCAGCTCCGGTGCCTGCTCTTCCTCGATGCTTTTGcgttttcctgcagctccccgggctgggcaggagcacagggaggcGATGGAGGGGGTGAGGAGCCCGGCCCGGTTGGcttcttgtgtgtgtgtcagtgaGCCACGGCTGGGACAAGGACTCATGCTGGAGCTGTTGCCCTTTGGAGCCATTTTAAAAGTATGATCCTAGAACGTTTTGGAGGCTATTTCCCAAATTCCATTTGTAGCTGGATCTCACTGGAAAGCCCAGTCCAGCAACCCCATACCCCAGCTGAAGGGACTCTCTCAATAATGACGAGGGGGCGCTGCATGGGGACAAACCCAGAGCGAACACTGGGGGATGCTGGAGCAACTCCAacaaagagctgaaatcctgatgGACAGTGTCAGAGCGGCACCACCCCGGAGAACACCTTCCTGGCCTACCCAGCAGTAGCTAGCAACAGCACTGCAAGAAGGGTATTCTGCTTTCTTCCTATCACACCCTTGGTGCCTGCAGAACATCGGGCTCATGCTGTTGCTCCTCTGACTTTTATCCACGGCGCTTCCAAAAGCTGTGCCAACTGCTCCTGCCGTCCCTGATGGGTTAGGTAATGCCACAGCAGAAATGGCCATGCAGACAAGAATTGATGAACCACTATTAGCTAGACTGGAGGCAGTAGAAGCAGCACTAGTGCACTTAGGGGATCGACAAGAAGCTTTGAACGTGGCTGCAATTGGGAACAGCGCCAGGGGTTGTGCGTTACTCCCTGATGGGCTGAgggctcagcagcagggctgacTTACAAGATGAATCCTGGGCACTGTGTTAGTGGCACCATCAGTATTATTTAGCTAAAAATAGATGACAAAGACGCAAATGTAACGAAATTAAAGTAAAAGGGAACGcgctggagaagggaaggaggaaagaaaaaacagcaccTGCAGAGGTCAAAAGCAGGAACACTATCAGtgtgtttttttcattgctaacatcttcattttttacatttagatttttttctttgcatttggtttcatTCCCAAGAGTTGTCTAAGAAATAATGTTATTAAATCTGCTTGTTTCTATTGGTACACTGTGAGAATTTGTTACTGCTCTGTACGTGTGGCTTTGGCCACGCTTGTGGAGATGTAAAATAAGCACTTGGATCGCTCTGGACACATAATGGGAAATGCGTCAGAAGAAGGCACCTGTGGGCAAAGTGCTGTTGTCTCGTAGatctgcagcagtgctgagtttGGCAGAGTGGTTGAAGGGTTTAGCCACCTTCACTGTGGGGAAGGCTGATGGGCTCCTGAGTACAGGGCTGTGGTGATGGTGCTGCCTTCCGCATGTCTTTCCTTTGTGAAAGAAACCAGTGGAAAAGCGAGGCCCTGGAGCAATCGGGACCCTCCTGAGAGGGCCACCAGCCCTGCTACACTTCCAGCAGTGTGCTGAGGACACCCAGCcacccctcctctcccagccctggccagtGCTGCAAGATGCAGACGAGGGAACTGCCTCGGGAATATGGAATCTTGGCCCTGCTCCACCAGGCACCAACCTGTTTCTCTGCTGGGCAACGTGTCTTCACATGAAGAATGAGTGCCCAAGGGATGGGCATTGCAGGCTCCTCCCTAGGAGTGCGAGCAGCCCCCACCTGCTTTAATTCTGGTGGCAGCTTGGTTCCTCCGTGGGTAGACTGGTGCTCCCAGGGTGAGCACTCCCCATGACATGGCCAGGCCCCCCAGGCCTTCAGGTAAAAAATGACCACAGACCAGAAGAGGGAACCACGGCCAGGTAAGAAATGCTCCAGCAGGTGAGGCTGGTTTGAACAGCTGCATCCTGGACATTGCTTTGCCGCCTCCCATCACCCACCTCTGCAGCCAAGAGGCCCCTGTGGTCTGTAGCAACCCACTTGGTGCCTGTGGGACCACTCAGGgaaggcagccagagcagaaCATACCAAGGACCTGGGTGGGGCAGCCAGGTAAAAATGCTGTGAGGTCCAGAGACAGTACAGCCACCCCACAACACACCCACGATGGAAGGGGAGCGGGAGCTGAGCGTGCAGGACTGGGTCATAGCTTGTTCCAAGGTAGGTAATTCCCCACGATTTTTCCTTATTATGGAGCTCTCACAGTATCGAAACCTTTGTAGTTCTCTGTGTTTAATACACAATTTTCCAGTGAGTTGGCTGCTCAcagtttttctctgtttcaccACAAAATCGGTTGTAAGTTGTTTTTGGATCAAATCCCAAGATCTCCCTTTCCTCGTGGATTCGGAAGGAAAACGTTGAAACTGAGGTGCCTATAAAATacctgtgaaaaaaaaccaaaaagggtTTGTGAGGGGGGgcaagcttttaaaatgcaagtaaTTTGACTTCAGTCCAATGAACTTCACCGTTCAGTGAAATGATATGATAATGAAATTACCATATATATACTCACACAATATAACCATCATGCATCTACTATACACATCTCAATTGTATAATGTCTTACACAATTTGTGAACAACCATAGCTGGGCCAAAAATCATATTCAGTTTTGTGACAGCGACATTAAGATTTGGCTGAAATAAAAGTCAGGTTTGCTACCTTGCATGTGCGCAAATCCACTGGTCAATCACGGCCAAGCCCCCATCCTTATAGAGTTCCAGCTCCTCCCAAGAGGGTTCAAACCTCACCATCTCAGGCAGCAGTTTCTTGAGCAGTTCAATCTCTTAAAAAAGGAAGGATACAAATTTATCTCTACATTAGGAAGAGCAACTCGCTGCTGTCACAGGATGTGTTTGTTCAAGGGAACGCTGGGTGAACAGTTACAAAGCAAGTGACACCAAAATCTACCAACGAATTTTACAATGTGGTTGCCAAAATTCACAGCattgcaggcagggaggggagccAGCGGTAATTGCTGCGCTTATTGTCAAGAGTTACCAATCCTGAAGTGACTGTGATCTGCCTACCTTCCTCAACAGCATCAGTGGCTACAAAAaccttttcaagtttaagagTCTCCAAGAGGCTGCGGATTTTCTTTACTGCTGCTCGCAGGGAAGGCACATCTTCTCTGTGACCCCAAATGAAGTCTCTCCTTCTGAGATGAACCCCAAGGTATGGGCCACCTAGAGCTGTGCCCGTCTTAACCTATGAGAGAAAGATCAGTAAACGTTAAAACTTGAGAGCATCACTATTCACACTGAAGAGCAAGAATGCATCATCTCTGGATAAGGCATGGAATCACTCTGGCTGCACACAGCAATTTTTAAGTATGGACTGGAAGTAGTTTGGGACACTTGTTGCAACATTTAGATCTTGGGTGGCCTGCTTCATAGAAGAGAAACTGGAGTGCCAAATCTTTGTAAGCAAAAATTCCTCTCCTTGATCAAATAAATCCTCAACTGGCAGTTGGCAGCTGAACTTTACACCCACACATGGTACTGAGTACAAGAAGAAATTCAAGTTTCCTTTACCGAAATGAGGACAACAGAGATCTGGCCCTCAGAACCAGACAGGCACATCTCAACACTCTGTTAACTCGTGTCACACAGGGAGAAGGAGGTGCACCAGGAACATGAGTGTCCACCTCGACGCGAGCAGAAGAGTTACACTCACGTGTGCCTTCCAACACgagctgcagcacacagccaggagtgcacaaatgaaatatttgttaCTGATTTTACCTTCATCTGTGTCCAGTCCTCCTTGTACTGAGTCCTGTCTGCCTCATCCGTGGACTGAAGGTATTTCCTCCTGAACTCGTCTCCCACCACGCGGAGGTGTTTAGCAAACACCATGCTCCGACGGGTCTGTCGGAATAAGAGAGGACACTGAGTCAGAAAAAGGAGAGCTAAAAGCCAGTAGGTGGAGAcagtttcacacacacacagcacttcCAGGATGCAGTTACTTCTGGGACATCTATGCAGTACTATAAGCAATGATTTCTAACCTTTTATCCAAGCTTGAACTGTTTAATTCTAATTACCACCACATTTATAGCCAGCATACTCACCTGCCCCTGCAATACACAGGTGTAGGGAGGACACTGCAGTTATTTACACAACAGAACACATAATACACCAAGTTAAAGACCCTAGCAATGTACCTCActtttggaaacaaaagctAGGCAAACACTTTAGTGTGTGAAACACCTGTAAGAACAaaacctgctttaaaaatattaggCATGCGGCCACAGATATGCCTATCAAATTCAGTGGAAAAGTGATGAAAAGGGAATTATTTCCTTAACTTGTGAATAATAATCTCCAGGGTTCTGGGATGCAGTTACCACTGCAACAGTCACAAGTGGCCTTTTTACTAACATGCAAAAGAACGAAGGAAATCCcaatttctccctttttgtctgcaaagaaacagagaaggggGAGATGCTTCTCAGAGGGgcatggaaaaaagagaagaggccCTGGGCCCAAGCTGCAGTGAGTAAACTCCTGTTTGGACATCAGGCAAAACCACTGGGGCAATGTTTAAAGTGCCACTGCTAAGAAATGTGTGTTATGGATCCATGTGGATTTTGTGTCTGCTTTTACAGGACAGGTCAGACTCAAAAAATGGTATCTGGggtgcatttctttctttgagaGGTCACTCTCAATGAACAATTCATGGCTAGCAAACTACTGTTTGGTCCCTTTCTGAAAACATGCCCTATCCCAAGCAAATAGCCAGATGCTTACAAGACCGAGGTCTGTGTAATTTGTTTTGTAATATCACGAGAGTAAATTTGTCTTAGGAATTTTAATTATATCAAGCACTCCGTATCATGCTCCATTTTCCTGTGTCTGAACCCTAAcactttcttaaaatttttaagaCAGGAATTATTTTACCATAGACCTTTGCCTTGAAACCCACGGGAATTTTGCCTTTGAAGTCAAAgggggagggatttgggagcacTTTTGGGAATTCTTTCGAAAAGACTAATCTTGAGGTTGACTAGATAAGAAACTGCTCCCATCTGACTGTAGATATGTTGTATAGGGGAGATCCTTTTTTAATCACCATGCCCCGCAGCACTGGGCCTTTAATTCCTAACAAATTCCTGTGTTACATTAACCCACAGTGGCCTGAAAACCATCTTTAGCACACATGGCTGAAACATAAGACACAAGTTACTTTCAAGACAAGAAACCCGAGGAAAAACTGAAGCACACATTGGTTACTGAATTTTTTAGCAGAGCCAAGTAAAAAGTCTAGAGAAGCTATCTGGAGAATACTCACATTCCAATAATCTTTCCCTCCGTAGTGGTCATGAAGAAGGTTTTCAGCTCTGTCTAACATCACTGACCTATTGAAAATTGTAAAACTGAGTGCAGTTCCCTTAGGAGTAGAATTCACATTATGAAGGTTCTTTACACATTTGCTAGGATAAAGCACAGACTATGATCTGTTTGCAAAGGGAGCATGGGGGACGAGGGACAGGCTCCTATGAGGCAAATTCTAGTTCTCTACAAGGCAAATTGTGACCCACAGCctgctgggagagaagggaacCATGCCactccacagccctgctctcctccttAACAAATGGTACTGATACTGAAGTTAAACACTGACAAGCATTAACCACCCCCCACACAGTCCTTACAACAGTTGCTACAGGAGAAATAGGACTTCTGACAGGGAGAGTGATCCAAAGGGGAGAAGTGACCTGTGAGATAATGCTCAGCCTCAGAGCACACGAGAGCCTCTTGGAGGAAGCAGAAGATCAtgagaacaaaaccagagaagGTGTTTTCCATGTAGAATAAGATGTCTCACAGTAAAACAACATGTCAAAGAACACAGAGACACTACAAAAATGTGTGGTAGTAGACAGCAGCTTGGGCTTCTTATAAAGACAGACAGTTCAGGATTGTGTACTGGAAACGTAACTGCACTATTCAAGTTCTAACAAGCAGAAGAGATTTTGAGAGTTTTGAGTATTCAAGAGCGTAAGAGATGCAGATTTAGTTTGTGAGCATACTGATGATaagcaaacacacagaaatgcttctgcTGAAAGGGATCAAAGTCATTATCTGGACCTCCTTACTaaaatgagaggaagaaaataaccAATCGATCGGCTTTGGATTATCACTGCTGATAATCAGCTGGACACTTGCACAGAAGGCTCCAAATCACCTGGAAAACAGACTAGACTGTGCTGGTGAAGAAGCAGCACTGGACCTAACAGGAAGCTTGGAGATGAATGAGGGTGCTAATCTAAATGCACAGACAATTCCTAGAAGGGACCACACCTGAAGAGTAAAAACCCAATCCTAGGAACACATAACTGGTTGTCCAGCCAGAAGGGCAATATGGGAGATCAGAGCTCTGAACTCTGGACAATCAGAGTAGTTTGAAGACACTGGTGATAAGTGCAGACACATGAAGATAAGGGAAATCTCACTGACATTGCCTAACAAGATTTCCTGACAGCCTTCATTAAAGGCTTTTAGGAAAACTTGGCACAGAAAAGAAGAATCTTGCatagactaaaaaaaaaaaaaaaggtttagaGACAGGGATAAATGTATGGTTCTCATTGCAGAGGGAGGTAACAAGTGGAAGGAATCTTCATATTCCTAAACAACCTACAGAAGGGCATGAAATCAGGTGACACAGCTTAACAATCATTTAAAATTACTCAGGGCAGCTAAGACCAACTATGAAGAATTAGAGAAGTCTGATCACTGGCCAATGAAGTGGCAGATGGAATCTAATATAGAAGAGAGtgtagtaaaaaaacccaacaactggCTTCATCTAATAACTAAAGGTCTTGATGGTCAGGAATGAGGACAGTTTGATGCAAACAGCAAGGCAACACTCAGAGGTCAAAATAAGGAACCTGTGTCTCAGGAAgtagcagaaaaagaagagagcaCTTAACAGAGCGTGTCATTTGTACTGCAACGTGACAGAAGTTTACCCACACTCAGTGTGCAGGATGCAGCTGAACTGCAAAGGTTCAGAGATTGGCACTGGTGACAACCaaaggcagggaatggctttcaCATGGACTCTTGGAGCCAGGACTCTTCCCACTGCAAAGGGGACAACTGAAGGAGAACATGCTAGAGACATAAAATCATATGTGGTGTGGAGGAAAATATGTAACAGCTGATGGTTCAGCATCTCTTCCACTGCATGATCTAGATGATGTACCTTGGAAGCAGGAGTTAAAAAAGCTGCCTGAGAGGGAATATAAAGGAGCTCAAGGCTATTTGCTCTTAGGTTTTAGCACTGCAACCTTTAACCTAATTTACAGTTAAGTGTTTCTTGCAGGGTAAATCCCTTTGGTTATGATTTTAACAGAGTACACTAACTCAGTGATGAAGTATCTCAACAGTGGGATACAGCCTTCAAGTTCCCCCCACTCTTCCCACCTGGCAATGGGGTTGTACAACAATAATACAACAATAAATACTAATAGAAGGCAACTCACTGTGCTGAAGTGTTCTTCAGAAGGATGGGAGCCACAATAGAGGCAGATCCTTGGACAGACAAGCAAGAGGCATTTAGGCCTCGTGTTTCCTCGTAACCCCAGAACCAGCCCCtaaaagggaacaaaaaggATTGGTTCACAGGCTCATATTTTAAGTTAATGTCATATATAGAACAAAACATCCTAAAAAACTACATACAATGTAAATAAGCCAGCCCTCTCCTTTATGCTGCTTTTCTATGGAGCAACAGCTTTCTAGAACTAGATCTTCTCATACCAATACAATATTCTATTATTGatgagctttttaaaaacaaagtgaaCCCCAAGCACCCAGCAATTCACAGACAATACTGCAACAACCACACAAGTCTGTTCTGTTAGAGCAGGCAAGTGTCTCTCTGAATACAACTGAAAAGACCAGAGGAACTGCTAGATGTTACCTGTAGTAGCCATGTTTGTCGTTGGAGTACATCAGCTGATCAATGCACGGCCTTTcatctattttttcttcccatgttCCTTCTTTCCATCCTTCTGCATAGCCTTGTAGCACATAAATCTGTTCAATAAAAGGCCCACCTGACTCTGGGCAGAAGGCAAAGCAAAGGACTTGTGAGCATGAAAACACACACCATAAAGGGATGAACAAGCATCAGCTGCAGTTAAAAATCTGCTAAAAATGCTAATATTACACTACTCTCTCTCTTCCCAGTTTTGcctataaaaaaagaaaggaagttctGTGTGAGCCAGAAGAGCTAAAAGGGTCAGGCAATGTGACCACCTGTTATCCCACCCAGCTCTGTGTGATTTAATATGCCAAACACAATGGAATCACCGTCAGCTGGGTAAAACACACCGTGAAGCACTGAGGTTTTCAATCCCACAGGCAGCTGTCACAGGAGGAGCTCCTCCAACAAAAATGCCAAGTACAAGCCCTTCTTCCCCTAAATTTCAGGATCTCTAAATGAATTTACCTGGAAGGCAGGCAACAGCTATCCCTTCAGAGCTCTTTACAGAGGTCTGACATTTGGTGgcctttatttcctttgctgaaCAAGCCTGTGACACTGCTGCAGATTTGAACATTTGCTGATTAGCTCAACGTGGCATTAAATCCTAAAGGAAGCAACTCTACTTTCTTAAGGAAAGCCTTTCTCTTAGGCACAAAAAGCAAGGGGTAAGTATTTCAAGTAAATGCAGCATCGATGATGAAAAAGTTCAGGGAAGAACCTGC
Proteins encoded in this region:
- the POFUT2 gene encoding LOW QUALITY PROTEIN: GDP-fucose protein O-fucosyltransferase 2 (The sequence of the model RefSeq protein was modified relative to this genomic sequence to represent the inferred CDS: inserted 2 bases in 1 codon), producing MAAQGPGGRCPSALPLLLLGLAAAAFPPPPAAASEPPPAXALRAGHAASSLPAAAAAPRTRYLLYDVNPPEGFNLRRDVYIRIASLLKTLRKSENWVLVLPPWGRLYHWQSPDILQVRIPWSEFFDIPSLNRNIPVIEYEQFLAESGGPFIEQIYVLQGYAEGWKEGTWEEKIDERPCIDQLMYSNDKHGYYRGWFWGYEETRGLNASCLSVQGSASIVAPILLKNTSAQSVMLDRAENLLHDHYGGKDYWNTRRSMVFAKHLRVVGDEFRRKYLQSTDEADRTQYKEDWTQMKVKTGTALGGPYLGVHLRRRDFIWGHREDVPSLRAAVKKIRSLLETLKLEKVFVATDAVEEEIELLKKLLPEMVRFEPSWEELELYKDGGLAVIDQWICAHARYFIGTSVSTFSFRIHEEREILGFDPKTTYNRFCGETEKNCEQPTHWKIVY